In the Streptomyces sp. NBC_00525 genome, one interval contains:
- a CDS encoding ABC-F family ATP-binding cassette domain-containing protein, producing the protein MSVVTPPPALLAHDLVRTLGAKRVLDGVSLTAPPGHRIGLIGENGVGKSTLLRLLAGVDEPDAGRVVRPADVGFLHQEMPFDAESTVAGVLDDALREARAELAELDRLSGLLSGTPEGSPEYAGLLEAYGQRLERAEERETWDADRRAAVLLGGLGLGAVPHGRTLGSLSGGQRGRLALAALLVRRPSALLLDEPTNHLDDEAAAFVEEQLRTMPGPVVLASHDRAFLDAVCTDLIDLDPAVDGPVRYGGGYSAYLAEKRAERARWERRYAEEQEEIEARRRAAAVTARNVAPDRGPRDSEKMGYGLRAGRVQSQIARRVRNATRRLDELERRQVAEPPRPLRFRYPERPAPAAPGTLVSLRGVRVPGRLSVDRLDVEACDRLLVTGGNGAGKSTLLAVLAGRPAAAGEVARRPGLSVGMLAQDTVFARPERRAADTYEGVLGGERAARVPLVSLGLLREADLDKPVGQLSAGQRRRLALALLMARPPELLLLDEPTNHLSPTLCDELEEALGPGPGAVVVASHDRWLRRRWRGRELRLGA; encoded by the coding sequence ATGAGCGTCGTCACGCCGCCGCCCGCTCTGCTCGCCCACGACCTCGTCCGCACCCTGGGCGCGAAGCGTGTCCTCGACGGGGTCTCGCTCACCGCCCCGCCTGGCCATCGCATCGGCCTGATCGGCGAGAACGGGGTCGGGAAGTCCACACTGCTGCGGCTGCTCGCCGGGGTGGACGAACCCGACGCCGGCCGGGTCGTGCGGCCCGCCGATGTGGGATTCCTGCACCAGGAGATGCCGTTCGACGCGGAATCCACCGTCGCCGGTGTCCTGGACGACGCGCTGCGCGAGGCCAGGGCCGAGCTCGCGGAGCTGGACCGGCTCTCCGGGCTGCTGTCCGGGACGCCGGAGGGCTCCCCGGAGTACGCGGGCCTCCTGGAGGCGTACGGTCAGCGGCTCGAACGGGCCGAGGAACGGGAGACCTGGGACGCCGACCGGCGCGCCGCCGTCCTGCTCGGCGGGCTCGGACTCGGCGCCGTCCCGCACGGGCGGACGCTGGGTTCCCTGTCGGGCGGCCAGCGCGGCCGGCTCGCGCTCGCCGCGCTGCTCGTACGGCGGCCGTCCGCGCTGCTGCTGGACGAGCCGACCAACCATCTGGACGACGAGGCCGCCGCCTTCGTCGAGGAGCAGTTGCGGACCATGCCCGGTCCGGTGGTGCTCGCCAGTCACGACCGGGCGTTCCTCGACGCCGTCTGCACCGATCTGATCGACCTCGATCCGGCGGTAGACGGGCCCGTGCGGTACGGCGGCGGGTACAGCGCTTACCTGGCCGAGAAGCGTGCGGAACGCGCCCGGTGGGAGCGGCGTTACGCGGAGGAGCAGGAGGAGATCGAGGCCCGGCGGCGCGCGGCGGCGGTCACCGCGCGCAATGTCGCGCCGGACCGGGGGCCGCGCGACAGCGAGAAGATGGGGTACGGGCTGCGGGCCGGCCGGGTGCAGAGCCAGATCGCGCGCCGGGTCCGCAACGCCACGCGCCGGCTCGACGAGCTGGAGCGGCGCCAGGTCGCGGAGCCGCCCCGGCCGCTGCGGTTCCGGTATCCGGAGCGCCCCGCGCCGGCCGCTCCGGGCACGCTGGTGTCGTTGCGCGGGGTGCGGGTGCCGGGCCGGCTGTCCGTGGACCGGCTCGATGTCGAGGCGTGCGACCGGCTGTTGGTGACGGGCGGCAACGGGGCCGGCAAGTCGACGCTGCTGGCGGTGCTCGCCGGGCGCCCGGCTGCGGCGGGCGAGGTGGCGCGCCGGCCCGGTCTGAGCGTCGGGATGCTGGCGCAGGACACGGTGTTCGCCCGGCCGGAGCGCCGCGCCGCCGACACCTACGAAGGGGTGCTGGGCGGGGAGCGGGCCGCGCGGGTGCCGCTGGTCTCGCTGGGGCTGCTGCGCGAGGCGGACCTGGACAAGCCGGTGGGGCAGTTGTCGGCGGGGCAGCGGCGCCGGCTGGCGCTCGCCCTGCTGATGGCCCGCCCGCCGGAGCTGCTGCTGCTCGACGAGCCCACCAACCACCTCTCCCCCACGCTCTGCGACGAGCTGGAGGAGGCGCTCGGTCCGGGGCCCGGAGCGGTCGTGGTGGCGAGCCACGACCGCTGGCTGCGGCGCCGGTGGCGGGGCCGGGAACTGCGCCTGGGTGCCTAG
- the abc-f gene encoding ribosomal protection-like ABC-F family protein, with amino-acid sequence MSDASLICSNLSFSWPDDTPVFSGLSFTVGSGRTGLVAPNGSGKSTLLKLIAGELRPRAGSITVDGTLAYLPQSLPLTADLTVAEVLGVDAVIRALDAVESGDVDERHFAVIGDDWDIEERTRAQLDRLGLDGLALDRRTGTLSGGQVVSLGLAAQLLKRPDVLLLDEPTNNLDLDARHRLYDTLEAWNGTLLLVSHDRALLDRMERIAELGPEELRLYGGNFTAYEEAVRAEQEVAEKNVRNAEQELKREKREMQQARERAERRASNAARNLKNAGLPRIFAGNMKRGAQEAAGRSGQTHAARVGEAQARLDEAGRAVRDEQRITLDLPDTKVPAGRTVLQCEQVRVRLGGREQFTGAGLDLTVRGPERIALTGPNGAGKSTLLRLVNGDLEPDGGTIRRTDGRIAYLSQRLDLLDPDRTVAENFAVFAPHREEAERMNLLARFLFRGDRAHLPVRVLSGGERLRATLACVLCAEPAPQLLLLDEPTNNLDLVSAGQLESALASYRGAFVVVSHDERFLERIGVERWLRLVNGELRR; translated from the coding sequence ATGTCCGACGCATCCCTCATCTGTTCGAATCTCTCCTTCTCCTGGCCGGACGACACCCCGGTCTTCTCCGGCCTGTCGTTCACCGTGGGCAGCGGCCGTACCGGGCTGGTCGCCCCCAACGGCTCCGGGAAGAGCACCCTGCTCAAACTGATCGCCGGCGAGCTGCGGCCCCGCGCGGGCTCGATCACCGTCGACGGCACCCTGGCCTATCTCCCGCAGAGCCTCCCCCTGACCGCGGACCTGACGGTCGCCGAGGTCCTGGGCGTGGACGCGGTGATCCGCGCGCTGGACGCCGTGGAGTCGGGCGATGTGGACGAGAGGCACTTCGCCGTCATCGGCGACGACTGGGACATCGAGGAGCGCACCCGCGCCCAGCTCGACCGGCTCGGCCTCGACGGCCTCGCCCTGGACCGGCGTACCGGCACGCTCAGCGGCGGCCAGGTCGTCTCGCTCGGCCTTGCCGCCCAGCTGCTGAAGCGGCCGGACGTCCTGCTGCTCGACGAACCGACCAACAACCTCGACCTGGACGCACGCCACCGCCTCTACGACACCCTGGAGGCGTGGAACGGCACCCTGCTCCTCGTCAGCCACGACCGGGCGCTACTGGACCGCATGGAGCGCATCGCCGAACTCGGGCCGGAGGAACTGCGCCTGTACGGGGGCAACTTCACCGCGTACGAGGAGGCCGTGCGCGCCGAGCAGGAGGTCGCCGAGAAGAACGTCCGCAATGCCGAGCAGGAGCTGAAGCGGGAGAAGCGCGAGATGCAGCAGGCCCGCGAGCGGGCCGAGCGGCGCGCCAGTAACGCGGCCCGCAACCTCAAGAACGCCGGACTCCCCCGCATCTTCGCCGGGAACATGAAGCGCGGCGCCCAGGAGGCCGCCGGACGCTCCGGGCAGACGCACGCCGCGCGGGTCGGCGAGGCACAGGCCCGGCTCGACGAGGCGGGACGCGCGGTACGCGACGAGCAGCGCATCACGCTCGACCTGCCCGACACCAAGGTCCCCGCCGGCCGCACCGTGCTCCAGTGCGAGCAGGTGCGGGTGCGCCTCGGCGGCCGGGAGCAGTTCACCGGCGCCGGTCTCGACCTGACGGTGCGGGGCCCCGAGCGCATCGCGCTGACCGGGCCCAACGGCGCGGGCAAGAGCACCCTGCTGCGGCTGGTCAACGGCGACCTGGAACCGGACGGCGGGACGATCCGGCGCACCGACGGGCGGATCGCGTACCTCTCGCAGCGGCTCGACCTGCTGGACCCGGACCGCACGGTGGCCGAGAACTTCGCCGTGTTCGCCCCGCACCGCGAGGAGGCCGAGCGGATGAACCTGCTCGCCCGGTTCCTCTTCCGGGGCGACCGCGCCCATCTGCCCGTCCGGGTGCTGTCGGGCGGCGAGCGGCTGCGGGCCACGCTGGCGTGCGTGCTGTGCGCCGAACCGGCCCCGCAGCTGCTGCTCCTGGACGAGCCGACGAACAACCTGGACCTGGTCAGCGCGGGGCAGTTGGAGAGCGCGCTCGCCTCGTACCGGGGGGCGTTCGTGGTGGTCAGCCACGACGAACGGTTCCTGGAGCGGATCGGCGTGGAACGGTGGCTGCGGCTGGTGAACGGGGAGCTGCGCCGATGA
- a CDS encoding TauD/TfdA dioxygenase family protein: MSSTVTASPAITVQQLGGRIGAVISRVRLGGDLAPETVTAVREALLTHKVVFFRGQDHLDEESHEAFGRLLGTPVAHPTVPSADGRYSLGIDSDHGGRANQWHTDVTFVPAYPAFSILRAVVIPPYGGNTLWSNTAAAYAELPESLRTLADGLRAVHSNDYDYAAARPQALPEALQQYREVFTSTKFLTEHPVVRVHPETGERALLLGNFVQRISGLTGRDSRALVDLFQSHVERPENTVRWDWQVGDVAIWDNRATQHYGVDDSDTHERKLRRVTIDGDVPVGVDGRSSTLLTPGEVPDPSFGIASGASAAA, translated from the coding sequence ATGTCCTCCACCGTCACCGCCTCCCCCGCCATCACCGTCCAGCAGCTCGGCGGCCGTATCGGCGCGGTCATCTCCAGGGTGCGTCTCGGTGGCGACCTCGCCCCGGAGACGGTCACCGCCGTCCGCGAGGCGCTCCTCACGCACAAGGTCGTCTTCTTCCGGGGACAGGACCACCTCGACGAGGAGAGCCACGAGGCGTTCGGGCGGCTGCTCGGCACGCCCGTGGCCCACCCGACCGTGCCCTCGGCCGACGGGCGCTACTCGCTGGGCATCGACTCCGACCACGGCGGCCGCGCCAACCAGTGGCACACCGATGTGACGTTCGTGCCCGCCTACCCGGCCTTCTCCATCCTGCGGGCCGTCGTGATCCCGCCGTACGGCGGCAACACGCTGTGGTCGAACACGGCCGCCGCGTACGCGGAGCTGCCGGAGAGCCTGCGCACTCTGGCGGACGGGCTGCGGGCCGTCCACTCCAATGACTACGACTACGCCGCCGCGCGCCCCCAGGCCCTGCCGGAGGCGCTCCAGCAGTACCGGGAGGTCTTCACGTCCACCAAGTTCCTCACCGAGCACCCGGTGGTCCGCGTCCACCCCGAGACCGGTGAACGCGCCCTGCTGCTGGGCAACTTCGTCCAGCGCATCAGCGGGCTGACGGGCCGTGACTCGCGGGCCCTGGTCGATCTGTTCCAGTCCCATGTCGAGCGCCCGGAGAACACCGTGCGCTGGGACTGGCAGGTGGGCGATGTGGCCATCTGGGACAACCGCGCCACCCAGCACTACGGCGTGGACGACTCCGACACCCATGAGCGCAAGCTGCGCCGCGTCACCATCGACGGCGACGTCCCGGTCGGTGTGGACGGCCGCTCCTCCACGCTCCTCACCCCCGGGGAGGTGCCGGACCCGTCGTTCGGAATCGCGTCCGGAGCCTCCGCCGCCGCCTGA
- a CDS encoding putative leader peptide encodes MNPDQRLVSRRHVDLCRQASAVCAAHR; translated from the coding sequence GTGAATCCGGACCAGCGCCTCGTCTCCCGCAGGCATGTCGACCTCTGTCGGCAGGCCAGCGCGGTGTGTGCCGCCCACCGCTGA
- a CDS encoding ABC transporter substrate-binding protein: protein MTAFHPFTPSGPSRRSTLRAAGGGALLLGLGAAGCRSAVSEAASAPQGASAAPRRGGVLNVAVDSDFTPALLFAQSGQSLQQRLIYNTLTRYDDRLRPQPELAASWTYADDGRAITLRLRDDVTFHNGRPFTADDVVFAVKNLQDPLRAAQLRSTAAAITGFEKRGDHELVLKLAHPVNNLFDLFEFMVIADPESVEDAVTGRKLIGTGPFRLRKWSPGSGLSLTRNDTYWQPGRPYLDGVELRVVTQADALISSLRSGQSQLSFDVPGRSLGAVRSDPGLVVSDYDTGAGAVYLGVDTTVAPLDNRTVRQALAWAVDRDRLVAQALGGYGLASAAPWPRSSPAFTEAGRTHYTHDPARARQLLKSAGHSRLAFPMLHIALPGETAIAESIQYDLEQVGVHVTLRPTDGATAQKKLISQDMPALWSLGHGFAQVQPSTLAVSAYPFNEAKNTSKYRSAAYTKVVREAWTAPATDTAAANAAHRRISALLLDEAFLIDLAVRGQVQVSSRRLHGATLNKFSYLNLDHAYLV, encoded by the coding sequence ATGACCGCGTTCCACCCCTTCACGCCCTCCGGACCCTCCCGGCGCTCCACCCTGCGCGCCGCGGGCGGCGGCGCCCTGCTCCTCGGACTCGGTGCCGCGGGCTGCCGCTCAGCGGTGTCGGAAGCCGCGTCCGCCCCGCAGGGCGCGAGCGCCGCACCCCGGCGCGGGGGCGTGCTGAACGTCGCCGTGGACAGCGACTTCACCCCCGCCCTGCTGTTCGCCCAGAGCGGCCAGTCACTCCAACAGCGGCTGATCTACAACACCCTCACCCGCTACGACGACCGCCTTCGCCCCCAACCCGAACTGGCCGCCTCCTGGACGTACGCGGACGACGGACGCGCCATCACGCTCCGGCTGCGCGACGACGTCACCTTCCACAACGGCCGCCCGTTCACCGCGGACGATGTCGTCTTCGCCGTGAAGAACCTCCAGGACCCGTTGCGCGCCGCCCAGTTGCGCAGCACTGCGGCCGCGATCACCGGCTTCGAGAAGCGCGGCGACCACGAACTGGTGCTCAAGCTGGCGCACCCGGTGAACAACCTCTTCGACCTGTTCGAGTTCATGGTCATCGCGGACCCGGAGAGCGTCGAGGACGCCGTCACCGGCCGGAAACTCATCGGGACCGGCCCGTTCCGGCTGCGGAAGTGGAGCCCCGGCAGCGGGCTCAGCCTGACCCGCAACGACACCTACTGGCAGCCCGGCCGGCCCTACCTCGACGGCGTCGAACTGCGTGTCGTCACCCAGGCCGACGCGCTGATCTCGTCCCTGCGCTCCGGTCAGTCCCAGCTCTCCTTTGATGTGCCCGGCCGAAGCCTCGGCGCCGTCAGGAGCGATCCGGGGCTGGTCGTCAGCGACTACGACACCGGCGCCGGAGCCGTCTACCTCGGAGTCGACACCACCGTCGCCCCGCTGGACAACCGCACCGTCCGCCAGGCGCTCGCCTGGGCCGTGGACCGGGACCGGCTGGTCGCCCAGGCCCTCGGCGGATACGGCCTCGCCTCCGCCGCCCCCTGGCCCAGATCCTCACCCGCCTTCACTGAGGCCGGCCGCACCCACTACACCCACGACCCGGCCAGAGCCCGGCAGTTGCTCAAATCGGCCGGGCACAGCCGGCTCGCCTTCCCGATGCTGCACATCGCACTACCCGGCGAGACCGCCATAGCCGAGTCCATCCAGTACGACCTCGAACAGGTCGGCGTCCACGTCACCCTCCGGCCCACCGACGGGGCGACCGCGCAGAAGAAACTCATCTCGCAGGACATGCCGGCCCTCTGGTCGCTCGGCCACGGCTTCGCACAGGTGCAGCCCTCCACGCTCGCCGTCAGCGCGTACCCCTTCAACGAGGCCAAGAACACCTCCAAGTACCGCTCGGCCGCCTACACCAAGGTCGTACGGGAAGCCTGGACCGCGCCCGCGACCGATACGGCCGCCGCCAACGCCGCACACCGCAGGATCTCCGCCCTCCTGCTCGACGAGGCGTTCCTCATCGACCTCGCCGTACGCGGACAGGTCCAGGTCTCCAGCCGCCGGCTGCACGGAGCGACGCTCAACAAGTTCTCCTACCTGAACCTCGACCACGCCTACCTGGTATGA
- a CDS encoding ABC transporter permease yields MRRYLIRRLPSALLVLLAASFLIFTILRLVPGDPATALAGPDADAATVAAIRDRLGLDAPLLTQYAQWIGSLLTGDLGPSYAIGGQTADLIGAGLCATAELTLGALLFMIVLGTAFGVLGATSRNRWLTAAVRVVTTAALAVPPFVSGVLLVLVLAVALPVLPPGGRVAFLSAPDLAVQYLALPALCLALPGAAVLGRYLRDGIERGLAEDHIRTATAAGIAPRRLLWRHTLPNALPPVVTLLGMQIGNLLGGAVLVEAIFAWPGLGQLAEQGLQRRDYPVVQDLLLLLVAVFVLVQLLTDLVYAWLDPRIRWE; encoded by the coding sequence ATGCGCCGCTACCTGATCCGGCGGCTGCCGTCCGCCCTCCTCGTCCTGCTCGCCGCCTCCTTCCTCATCTTCACCATCCTCCGGCTCGTCCCCGGCGACCCCGCCACCGCGCTCGCCGGACCCGACGCGGACGCGGCGACCGTCGCCGCCATCCGCGACCGGCTCGGCCTCGACGCACCCCTGCTCACCCAGTACGCCCAGTGGATCGGCTCCCTGCTCACCGGGGACCTCGGACCGTCGTACGCGATCGGCGGGCAGACCGCCGACCTCATCGGCGCCGGACTCTGCGCGACCGCCGAACTCACCCTCGGCGCCCTGCTGTTCATGATCGTGCTCGGTACGGCCTTCGGTGTCCTCGGCGCCACCTCGCGCAACCGGTGGCTCACCGCCGCCGTCCGCGTCGTCACCACCGCCGCCCTGGCCGTGCCGCCGTTCGTCAGCGGGGTCCTGCTCGTCCTGGTCCTCGCCGTGGCCCTGCCGGTGCTGCCGCCCGGCGGCCGGGTCGCCTTCCTGAGCGCACCCGACCTCGCCGTCCAGTACCTGGCGCTGCCGGCGCTCTGCCTGGCCCTGCCCGGCGCAGCCGTACTCGGCCGCTACCTCCGGGACGGCATCGAACGCGGGCTCGCCGAGGACCACATCCGCACCGCCACCGCCGCCGGAATCGCCCCGCGCCGGCTGCTGTGGCGCCACACCCTGCCCAACGCCCTGCCGCCCGTCGTCACCCTGCTCGGCATGCAGATCGGCAACCTCCTCGGCGGCGCCGTGCTCGTCGAGGCCATCTTCGCCTGGCCGGGCCTCGGACAACTCGCCGAACAGGGCCTCCAGCGCCGCGACTACCCCGTCGTCCAGGACCTGCTGCTGCTCCTGGTCGCCGTCTTCGTCCTCGTCCAACTGCTCACCGACCTCGTCTACGCCTGGCTCGACCCCCGCATCAGGTGGGAGTGA
- a CDS encoding ABC transporter permease: MTPTNPTPGPRATAPSPAAAPPPAARTPRSTARSRHPYRTALATARARTGLALVGAVVLAGLLAPLLAGHGPTDQSGQSLAGPGTAGHLLGTDDLGRDLLSRVLYGIRTDLGIISVAVPAGAALGCLLALAAAAHPLADTVVQRVFDLLLAFPGLILALAVTAILGPGRIPVVLVIALAEVPVFGRLLRGGILVEREREYVTAARVGGTPGHRLLARHILPNAADPLVVQLAVSLTVAVFIEGAMSFLGVGVRPPQPTLGAVLSQAMPYLARAPHFAAGPLITVTALVLGLSLVAEALNREIRR, translated from the coding sequence GTGACCCCGACGAACCCGACCCCCGGCCCCCGCGCCACCGCCCCCTCCCCGGCAGCCGCGCCGCCCCCGGCCGCCCGCACCCCGCGCTCCACCGCCCGCAGCCGCCACCCCTACCGCACCGCGCTGGCCACCGCCCGCGCCCGCACCGGCCTCGCCCTCGTCGGCGCGGTCGTCCTCGCCGGGCTCCTCGCCCCGCTGCTCGCCGGACACGGGCCCACCGACCAGAGCGGGCAGAGCCTCGCCGGACCCGGCACCGCCGGACACCTCCTGGGCACCGACGACCTCGGCCGCGACCTGCTCAGCCGGGTGCTGTACGGCATCCGCACCGATCTCGGCATCATCTCCGTAGCCGTGCCCGCCGGGGCCGCGCTCGGCTGCCTGCTCGCCCTGGCCGCAGCCGCCCACCCTCTGGCCGACACGGTCGTCCAACGCGTCTTCGACCTGCTCCTCGCCTTCCCCGGCCTCATCCTCGCGCTCGCCGTCACCGCGATCCTCGGCCCCGGCCGCATCCCCGTCGTCCTCGTCATCGCCCTCGCCGAGGTCCCGGTGTTCGGCCGGCTGCTGCGCGGCGGCATCCTCGTCGAGCGGGAGCGCGAATACGTCACCGCCGCCCGCGTCGGCGGCACACCGGGCCACCGGCTCCTGGCCCGGCACATCCTGCCCAACGCGGCCGATCCGCTCGTCGTGCAACTCGCCGTCTCGCTGACCGTCGCCGTCTTCATCGAGGGCGCCATGAGCTTCCTCGGCGTCGGCGTCCGGCCGCCGCAGCCCACCCTCGGCGCCGTCCTCAGCCAGGCCATGCCCTACCTCGCCAGGGCCCCGCACTTCGCCGCCGGACCCCTGATCACCGTGACCGCACTCGTCCTCGGCCTCTCACTCGTCGCCGAGGCGCTCAACCGGGAGATACGCCGATGA
- a CDS encoding ABC transporter ATP-binding protein, translating to MTAPPALLEVHGLGVDFTAPDGTPLHAVRDVSFILRRGETLALVGESGSGKSTTALALNRMLPGTGRITTGTVRLDGRDLTTATEAELRTVRGARIGMVFQDPMTALNPVLTAGRHIDEVLRAHGHRDKAARRARTLELLDRVGIRDPHRRADDHPHRFSGGQRQRILIAAALAAEPDILLADEPTTALDATVQDQILTLLGDLNRETGTALVLITHNMGVVARSCERVLVMYAGTVVEDGPTADVLTRPRHPYTAGLLAAVPRLASPSGTRLTGIPGSPPDLALLGNGCAFAERCTLAEDRCRTAAPPLARVAAGVRVACLPAVGRAEPLPAPAAPARVRRPAPGAVVLEADGLTKTYGGRGARRRGTPALDGVSLSLAEGETLGIVGESGSGKSTLARVLAHAHTADAGTLRLRGQDITRPSRRALHTVRRQIQMVFQDPYASLNPRLTVGEIIAEPLVAFGLGDRAARRERVAELLELAGLDPAVAGRHPRAFSGGQRQRIGIARALAPQPSVLICDEPVSALDVSVQAQITGLLTDLQRDLGLALVFIAHDLAVVRQVSHRIAVMHGGRVVETGSADQVCEHPRDPYTRALLAAVPEPVPEIDWRRLPRGSNVGGVNDLVH from the coding sequence ATGACCGCACCACCCGCACTGCTGGAGGTCCACGGCCTCGGCGTCGACTTCACCGCCCCCGACGGAACACCCCTGCACGCCGTACGCGACGTCTCCTTCATCCTGCGCCGGGGCGAGACCCTGGCCCTCGTCGGCGAGTCCGGGTCCGGCAAATCCACCACCGCACTCGCCCTGAACCGCATGCTGCCCGGCACCGGCCGCATCACCACGGGCACCGTCCGCCTGGACGGCCGCGACCTGACCACGGCAACCGAAGCGGAACTGCGGACCGTGCGCGGCGCCCGCATCGGCATGGTTTTCCAGGACCCCATGACCGCCCTCAACCCCGTCCTCACCGCCGGCCGCCACATCGACGAGGTCCTGCGCGCCCACGGCCACCGCGACAAGGCCGCCCGCCGCGCCCGCACCCTCGAACTCCTGGACCGCGTCGGCATCCGGGACCCGCACCGCCGCGCCGACGACCACCCGCACCGGTTCTCCGGGGGCCAGCGCCAGCGCATCCTCATCGCCGCGGCCCTCGCCGCCGAACCCGACATCCTCCTCGCCGACGAACCGACCACCGCACTCGACGCCACCGTCCAGGACCAGATCCTCACCCTGCTCGGCGACCTCAACCGCGAGACCGGCACCGCCCTCGTCCTCATCACCCACAACATGGGCGTCGTCGCCCGCTCCTGCGAACGCGTCCTCGTCATGTACGCCGGCACCGTCGTCGAGGACGGGCCCACCGCCGACGTCCTCACCCGCCCCCGCCACCCCTACACCGCCGGACTCCTGGCCGCCGTACCGCGCCTCGCCTCCCCGTCCGGCACTCGCCTCACCGGCATCCCCGGCAGCCCGCCCGACCTCGCCCTGCTCGGGAACGGCTGCGCCTTCGCCGAACGCTGCACCCTCGCCGAGGACCGCTGCCGCACCGCGGCCCCGCCGCTCGCGCGGGTGGCCGCAGGAGTGCGCGTCGCCTGCCTCCCCGCCGTCGGACGCGCCGAACCGCTGCCCGCCCCGGCCGCCCCCGCCCGTGTCCGGCGCCCCGCGCCCGGCGCGGTCGTCCTGGAGGCGGACGGGCTGACCAAGACGTACGGGGGACGCGGCGCCCGACGACGCGGAACGCCCGCGCTCGACGGGGTGTCGCTCAGCCTCGCGGAGGGCGAGACGCTGGGCATCGTCGGCGAGTCCGGCTCCGGCAAGTCCACCCTGGCCCGCGTCCTCGCCCACGCCCACACCGCGGACGCCGGCACGCTGCGGCTGCGCGGCCAGGACATCACCCGGCCCTCACGGCGCGCCCTGCACACGGTGCGCCGGCAGATCCAGATGGTGTTCCAGGACCCCTACGCCTCCCTCAACCCGCGCCTGACGGTCGGCGAGATCATCGCCGAACCGCTCGTCGCGTTCGGGCTCGGTGACCGCGCCGCCCGCCGGGAACGCGTCGCGGAACTCCTGGAACTCGCCGGCCTGGACCCCGCCGTCGCCGGACGCCATCCGCGCGCCTTCTCCGGCGGCCAGCGCCAGCGCATCGGCATCGCCCGCGCACTCGCCCCCCAACCCTCCGTCCTCATCTGCGACGAACCCGTCTCCGCACTCGACGTGTCCGTCCAGGCCCAGATCACCGGACTGCTCACCGACCTCCAGCGCGACCTCGGGCTCGCCCTCGTCTTCATCGCCCACGACCTCGCCGTCGTCCGGCAGGTCAGCCACCGCATCGCCGTCATGCACGGGGGCCGCGTCGTGGAGACCGGCAGCGCCGACCAGGTCTGCGAACACCCCCGCGACCCGTACACCCGCGCACTGCTCGCCGCCGTCCCCGAACCCGTACCGGAGATCGATTGGCGACGGCTCCCGCGCGGGTCTAACGTCGGGGGAGTGAACGACCTCGTTCACTGA